TCCACGGCCGTGTGCACATCCCCATGCCCGGTGATCACCACCACGGGCAGATCGGGGTCGAGATCGTGGAGCCGCGCGAACAGGGCCGTTCCATCCAGTCCGGGCATCCGCAGATCTGTGATCACCATGCCGGGAAAGTCCCGGGTGATCCGCCTGGCAGCCGCATTGCCGTCGGGAAAGTCGACCACTCTTAAACCGTCAAGCTGGAGCGCCTGGACCAGCGAGGCCCTCAAATCGTGATCGTCGTCGACCACGGCGACCAGGTTGCAGTCGTAACTCATCCGGCTCTTCTCAGTTCGATGCAGAAGGTTGTGCGACCGTCTTCATCGTCGAGCAGCGACAGGCGGCCGCCGAATTCCGACACGATGTCACGGCTGATCAGCAACCCGAGACCAAGCCCATCGGTCTTGGTCGATGTGAACGGCTGGAACAATTGGCTGCGCACTTCGGGTGGGATAGGCTGGCCATCGTTGCTGACCTTGAGCCGGATCGTCTCCCTGGCGGCAGTCGCCTCGATCCAGATCCACATGCCATGGCCGCCCGCCTCGAGGGCGTTGCGAACAAGATTGACGAGCACCTGCTCGAGCCTGACCTGTTCGGCCATGACGACAAGGGCGGGGTCGGCTCGCGGCACCTCGAGAATTGCCTCCCGCCGGCGCAGGGAGTCGCCGAGCAGCAGGGTCAGGCCTTCGATCGCGTCATCCAGCCGGACCGGCTCGAGCTTGCGTTCCGATCGACGCGAGAAGTTGCGCAATTCGCCGGTAATCCGTCCGAGCCGATGGATCAGCCGTTCGATGTCCGTCATCGCCGCCTTCGCCTCGTCGAGGCGGGCAGCATCGATCAGCCTGGAGGCGCTGCCCGCGCGCATGCTGATGGCGGCGATCGGCTGGTTGATCTCATGCCCGACGCCGGCGGCAACCTGACCCAAGAGCGACAGGCGATTGGCCTGTTCGAGCCGGTTCTTCAGTTCTTCCGCCCGCGTCTGTTCTTCTTCGCGGGCCCGCGCAGCCGTAAGGCGGCGACGCGTGGACAGTCCCAGATAGGCCGCAGCAGTCACTGCCGCCATAAGCGCCATCAACAGGAGAGCGCTGTTCCGCGCGCCCCTCGCTGCCGCGTCGATGCGGCCCAGCGTCCACATCTGAAAAGGCGGGGTCGCCGGTACGCTGACGCCCAGCAGCCTTTCGCCCCGCCACCGGTCGTCGAGCATGACCTGCTTGGCGGCATAGTCCGGGTGGATCGTCAGCGGCATATCCTCGACCGGTAGACCTGCCCGGATCGCCACCCGCCGTTCCGGAGCGAGCGGGCGCAAGGAGCGAAAGCGAAGGCCGGGGCTGCTGGTCACCAGGATCACGCCATCCTGGTCGGTAACGAAGGCCGCCCCGATGGTTCGCGCCCATTCCCGTTCGATCCGATCGAATCGGATCTTGACCACCAGCACGCCATTTGCGCCATTGCCGGCGACGATCCTTCGACCCAGGAACAAGCCCGGAATGCGGCTTCGCGTGCCGAGCCCGAACTGGCTCGACGCGCCTTCGGCCATGGCCTGCGTGAAATAACGTCGAAAGGCGTAATTCTCGCCGACGAAGCTGTCGCGCTGCCGCCAGTTGCTACTGACAACCGTCTTGCCCGTGCTGTCCATCAGATAGATGACGGAGGTTTCAAGCCGGGCACTGAGCGTCGCCAGGCGGGCATTCAAGCGCTCGATCGCAAGCG
Above is a window of Sphingomonas glaciei DNA encoding:
- a CDS encoding sensor histidine kinase, whose protein sequence is MENGSTARRRILMALAMVAAFGALLWVAQRIAVDRAVAQERQRLTTVATLAAANFSRQIDMFELVATTLSADPEVGRVLERGEPLAIERLNARLATLSARLETSVIYLMDSTGKTVVSSNWRQRDSFVGENYAFRRYFTQAMAEGASSQFGLGTRSRIPGLFLGRRIVAGNGANGVLVVKIRFDRIEREWARTIGAAFVTDQDGVILVTSSPGLRFRSLRPLAPERRVAIRAGLPVEDMPLTIHPDYAAKQVMLDDRWRGERLLGVSVPATPPFQMWTLGRIDAAARGARNSALLLMALMAAVTAAAYLGLSTRRRLTAARAREEEQTRAEELKNRLEQANRLSLLGQVAAGVGHEINQPIAAISMRAGSASRLIDAARLDEAKAAMTDIERLIHRLGRITGELRNFSRRSERKLEPVRLDDAIEGLTLLLGDSLRRREAILEVPRADPALVVMAEQVRLEQVLVNLVRNALEAGGHGMWIWIEATAARETIRLKVSNDGQPIPPEVRSQLFQPFTSTKTDGLGLGLLISRDIVSEFGGRLSLLDDEDGRTTFCIELRRAG